A portion of the Zootoca vivipara chromosome 6, rZooViv1.1, whole genome shotgun sequence genome contains these proteins:
- the LOC118087602 gene encoding carcinoembryonic antigen-related cell adhesion molecule 1-like, whose product MGRPWMVSWQMLLLAASIPSSCFLRFPGQGKMRIHIKVEPETPRDGQSVTLTPERVDLFSCHWYRGAAEEKNKIFVYSLSPFTEQKNGPAFSGRESGATDCSLHITDLRLSDSGTYTLRMGGVLRNEMGATSITISEILSHPALWPTESLESENTSVTLYCNTSDRLDVSILWFKDGNPVQSKTGLSDRNRTLALTSITKEDEGIYTCQAVNPVSNAVSNPSKITLAYSSAEAHTGTVIGSLVAILVLMGILTYLFLRARHRNGRSSSLVVPTPQLYENDPPSGQTKSQVKPESPSKASNTYETLQPRIQSVYEEIKR is encoded by the exons ATGGGCAGGCCATGGATGGTGTCCTGGCAGATGCTGCTCTTAGCAG CCTCCATCCCAAGTTCTTgcttcctgcggtttccaggcCAGGGCAAAATGAGAATACACATCAAAGTTGAACCAGAAACCCCAAGGGACGGACAGAGTGTCACCTTAACACCAGAACGTGTTGATCTGTTTAGCTGCCACTGGTACCGAGGGGCAGCTGAAGAGAAAAATAAGATCTTTGTTTATTCACTAAGCCCATTTACTGAACAGAAAAATGGACCTGCCTTCAGTGGGAGGGAGTCTGGGGCCACAGACTGCTCCCTTCACATCACAGATTTAAGGCTGAGTGACTCTGGAACTTATACATTAAGAATGGGAGGAGTTCTACGAAATGAAATGGGAGCTACCAGCATAACCATCTCAG AAATCCTCTCCCACCCAGCCCTGTGGCCGACAGAATCCCTAGAGTCAGAGAACACAAGTGTCACCTTATACTGTAACACCTCTGACCGCCTTGACGTCTCCATCCTTTGGTTCAAGGATGGTAATCCTGTCCAATCTAAGACTGGGCTTTCTGACCGGAACCGAACCCTCGCGCTAACTAGCATCACCAAAGAGGACGAAGGGATCTATACGTGTCAGGCAGTCAACCCTGTCAGTAATGCTGTAAGCAACCCCAGTAAGATAACTTTGGCAT ATTCTTCTGCTGAAGCCCACACTGGTACTGTTATCGGGTCTCTGGTTGCAATATTGGTGCTGATGGGAATCCTGACTTACCTCTTTCTCC GTGCCCGTCATCGGAATGGCAGAAGTTCTTCTCTGGTTGTACCTACCCCTCAGTTATATGAGAATGATCCACCATCTGGACAAACAAAATCTCAA GTTAAGCCTGAAAGCCCCTCCAAGGCAAGCAACACATATGAG ACCTTGCAGCCCAGAATCCAGTCTGTCTACGAAGAGATAAAGAGATAA